A section of the Terriglobia bacterium genome encodes:
- the ruvB gene encoding Holliday junction branch migration DNA helicase RuvB, producing the protein MKDRIVSAAPLDDDASFELKLRPQRLAEFIGQHKVKNQLSVAIEAARSRGEAMDHVLLYGPPGLGKTTLASIIANELAVSLQQTSAPVLQIKGDLTAILTNLKAKQVLFFDEVHRMQPALEELLYAALEDYQLDIIIGQGPSARTHTFEIPHFTFVGATTRAGLLSAPLRSRFGIMLRLEFYTHADLEIIVKRSAEILGVAIENDGASEIAMRARGTPRIANRLLRRVRDYAQVRGAGRIDIATAEAALEMLEVDKHGFDEIDRKLLLTIIEKYQGGPVGVNTLAAALAEEPEAIEEMYEPFLIQIGFLDRTPRGRVATKLAYDHFGITPSRKQSALF; encoded by the coding sequence CTGAAAGACCGCATCGTTTCCGCCGCGCCGCTTGACGACGACGCCTCCTTCGAACTCAAGCTGCGCCCGCAGCGTCTGGCCGAATTCATCGGGCAACACAAAGTCAAGAACCAGCTCTCCGTCGCCATCGAAGCCGCCAGGTCCCGCGGCGAGGCCATGGACCACGTCCTACTCTACGGCCCGCCCGGGCTGGGCAAGACCACGCTGGCCAGCATCATCGCCAACGAGCTCGCGGTCAGCCTCCAGCAGACCTCGGCGCCGGTCTTGCAGATCAAGGGCGACCTCACCGCGATCCTCACCAACCTGAAAGCCAAGCAGGTGCTCTTCTTCGACGAGGTGCACCGCATGCAGCCGGCGCTGGAAGAACTGCTCTACGCCGCACTCGAGGACTACCAGCTCGACATCATCATCGGCCAGGGACCCTCGGCGCGCACCCACACCTTCGAGATCCCGCATTTCACCTTCGTCGGCGCCACCACCCGCGCTGGGCTGCTTTCAGCGCCCCTGCGCTCGCGCTTCGGCATCATGCTGCGCCTCGAGTTCTACACGCACGCCGACTTGGAGATCATCGTCAAGCGCTCGGCGGAGATCCTGGGCGTCGCGATCGAGAACGATGGGGCCTCCGAGATCGCCATGCGCGCCCGCGGCACGCCACGCATCGCCAACCGCCTGCTGCGGCGCGTGCGCGACTACGCCCAGGTGCGCGGCGCCGGCCGCATCGACATAGCCACCGCGGAGGCTGCGCTGGAGATGCTCGAAGTGGACAAGCACGGCTTCGACGAGATCGACCGCAAGCTCCTGCTCACCATCATCGAGAAGTACCAGGGCGGCCCGGTCGGCGTGAACACCCTCGCCGCCGCGCTCGCCGAAGAGCCCGAGGCCATCGAGGAGATGTACGAGCCCTTCCTCATCCAGATCGGCTTCCTCGATCGCACCCCGCGCGGCCGCGTCGCCACCAAGCTCGCCTACGACCACTTCGGCATCACGCCCAGCCGCAAACAGTCGGCGCTGTTCTAG
- the fusA gene encoding elongation factor G, whose translation MKVYEGANIRNVAVLGHSHAGKTSLVSAMLFTAGSTQRLGRVDDGSTVTDYDEEEVARKMTISTGIGHAEWKNVKINLLDNPGFNMFVHEAKTSMVAVESAIVVVDGVSGVEVVTEKVWGYADEFKLPRIIVGARMDRERANYDRLMESLTSTFGRTVIPLQLPIGSEKNLAGIVDLVRMKAYSYDMGGSGKGKEVDIPANLKDAAQAAHEKLVEIVAEGDDKLMEEFFEKGTIPEEHLVPALHEAIRDDRIFPVLFTSGLGNIGTDKLLDFLVEYAPTAAERQPVEAAPSPNNGEPARRKVADSEPLSLYVFKTVSDPFAGRISYFKVYSGVLKNDATVQNFTKNSSEKLAHISIIQGKTAVPVTELHAGDIGAVAKLRDTLTGDTLGDKNAPIQYPVVKLPEPAISFAIEPKTRGDEDKLSSIHRMMEEDAMLRFFRDPQTKEFLIAGTGQQHIEVVVSKLKKRYHAEVNLKAPKVPYRETIRGRADAHGRHKKQTGGHGQFGDCKIKMEPMPRGGGFEFVNDIFGGSIPRNFIPAVEKGIVEAAQRGYLAGYPVVDFKVILYDGSYHDVDSNELSFKVAGRLAFKKAMEQAKPTLLEPIMKVEITAPDEFAGSIMGDLNSRRGRIQGMDNKGGKTVVKAEVPMAEMLTYGADLTSMTQGRGSFNMEMNHYDIVPQQQQEKIIAAAKAERGEVIEEEE comes from the coding sequence GTGAAAGTCTACGAAGGGGCAAACATCCGCAACGTCGCTGTACTGGGCCACTCGCACGCGGGCAAGACGTCGCTGGTCTCGGCCATGCTCTTTACGGCCGGCTCGACGCAACGCCTGGGGCGGGTGGACGACGGCAGCACGGTCACCGACTACGACGAAGAAGAAGTGGCGCGCAAGATGACCATCTCCACCGGCATCGGGCACGCCGAGTGGAAGAACGTCAAGATCAACCTGCTCGACAACCCCGGTTTCAACATGTTCGTGCACGAGGCGAAGACGTCGATGGTCGCGGTCGAATCGGCCATCGTGGTGGTGGACGGCGTGAGCGGCGTCGAGGTCGTCACCGAGAAGGTCTGGGGCTACGCCGACGAGTTCAAGCTGCCGCGCATCATCGTCGGCGCCCGCATGGACCGCGAGCGCGCCAACTACGACCGGCTGATGGAATCACTGACCAGCACGTTCGGCCGTACGGTGATCCCGCTGCAACTACCCATCGGAAGCGAGAAGAATCTGGCCGGCATCGTGGACCTGGTCCGCATGAAGGCCTACAGCTATGACATGGGTGGCAGCGGCAAGGGCAAGGAAGTCGATATTCCCGCCAACCTGAAGGACGCGGCCCAGGCGGCCCACGAGAAGCTGGTCGAGATCGTCGCCGAGGGCGACGACAAGCTGATGGAGGAATTCTTCGAGAAGGGCACGATCCCCGAGGAGCACCTGGTTCCCGCGCTACACGAAGCCATCCGCGACGACAGGATCTTCCCCGTCCTGTTCACCAGCGGGTTGGGCAACATCGGGACGGACAAGCTGCTGGATTTCCTGGTGGAGTACGCTCCGACGGCCGCCGAACGCCAGCCGGTCGAAGCCGCGCCGTCACCGAACAACGGCGAGCCCGCGCGCCGCAAGGTCGCCGATTCCGAGCCGCTCTCGCTCTACGTTTTCAAGACCGTCAGCGACCCCTTCGCGGGGCGCATCTCGTACTTCAAGGTCTATTCCGGCGTGTTGAAGAACGATGCCACCGTGCAGAACTTCACCAAGAACTCGTCGGAAAAACTGGCACATATCTCCATCATTCAGGGCAAGACCGCCGTACCGGTGACCGAGTTACACGCCGGCGACATCGGCGCCGTGGCCAAGTTGCGCGACACGCTGACCGGCGACACGCTGGGCGACAAGAACGCGCCCATCCAGTATCCGGTGGTCAAGCTGCCCGAGCCCGCCATCAGCTTCGCCATCGAGCCCAAGACCCGCGGCGATGAAGACAAGCTCTCCAGCATCCACCGCATGATGGAAGAGGACGCGATGCTGCGGTTCTTCCGCGATCCGCAGACCAAGGAGTTCCTGATCGCGGGCACCGGCCAGCAGCACATCGAGGTCGTCGTCTCCAAGCTCAAGAAGCGCTACCACGCGGAAGTGAACCTCAAGGCCCCGAAGGTTCCGTATCGCGAGACCATCCGCGGCCGCGCCGACGCCCACGGACGCCACAAGAAGCAGACCGGCGGACACGGCCAGTTCGGCGACTGCAAGATCAAGATGGAGCCGATGCCGCGCGGCGGTGGATTCGAGTTCGTCAACGACATCTTCGGCGGCTCGATCCCCAGGAACTTCATCCCCGCCGTGGAGAAGGGCATCGTCGAGGCGGCCCAGCGCGGCTACCTGGCCGGCTACCCGGTCGTGGACTTCAAGGTGATCCTCTACGACGGCAGCTACCACGACGTGGACTCGAACGAACTGTCATTCAAGGTGGCCGGCCGCCTCGCCTTCAAGAAGGCGATGGAGCAGGCCAAACCCACGCTGCTCGAGCCCATCATGAAAGTCGAGATCACCGCTCCCGACGAATTCGCCGGCAGTATCATGGGCGACCTCAACTCGCGGCGCGGCCGCATTCAGGGCATGGACAACAAGGGCGGCAAGACCGTGGTCAAGGCCGAAGTCCCCATGGCCGAGATGTTGACCTACGGCGCCGACCTCACTTCCATGACCCAGGGCCGCGGCTCCTTCAACATGGAGATGAATCACTACGACATCGTCCCGCAGCAGCAGCAGGAAAAGATCATCGCAGCGGCCAAGGCGGAGCGCGGCGAAGTCATCGAAGAAGAAGAGTAG
- a CDS encoding TonB-dependent receptor: MGVAACALSAYASIFGTVRGLIHDPQHRPVAGAQVVVKASASEWTKTVTSDDSGSFEFDAVPVGEYLVAVSSAGFDTQEQTLLLRSGQVANLHFPLVLAKVSEKVEVRENSPAVDTSSSTTVSQISRQQIQQSPGAERTNSLSMITDFVPGAYMVHDLLHVRGGHQFTWMLDGIPVPNTNIATNVGPQFDPKNIDTLEVQRGGLSAEYGDRVYSVINVVTRSGFEAYKQCEIVVNYGSYNQTDDQLSCGSHTDRFAYFASLSGNRTDLGLETPSPEVLHDMGAGLGGFVSLILNQTPSDQLRLVASARGDHYQVPNTPADQASGTRDVENEHDTFVNGSWVHSGQRGILFTVSPFLHLNRAHYIGGPADTPVSPEDERRSDYFGGVSMVSIARGRHNARFGFQGFAQNERMFFALRSPGNPAITENDSQWGSVVAAFAEEQYKPTNWLTFNGGLRVTHFSGPLSETAVDPRLGAAIVIPRIKWVLRGFYGRYYQAPPLTTVSGPILDLAAQQGFAFQPLRGEKDEQYEFGVSVPVHRWTADFTHFSTAARNYFDHDVLGNSNIFLPLTIDRARIRGWEATIRSPQVFGRADFHLAYSHQWAMGFGGVSGGLIDLSALPSGPFFLDHDQRHTLSTGIHVNLPWHAWASTNVSYGSGFLDGDGPAHLASHTTLDIALGKSIGERWAVRLTALNVTNNRYLLDNSNTFGGTHFGDPRMVSIQAKYTFHY; encoded by the coding sequence ATTGGTGTGGCCGCCTGCGCGCTCTCGGCGTACGCGAGCATATTCGGCACCGTCCGCGGGCTGATCCACGACCCGCAGCACCGGCCGGTGGCAGGCGCCCAGGTAGTCGTGAAGGCATCCGCCTCGGAATGGACGAAGACGGTGACCAGCGACGATTCCGGCAGCTTCGAGTTCGACGCGGTGCCTGTCGGGGAGTATCTGGTCGCGGTAAGCTCGGCAGGTTTCGACACGCAAGAGCAGACGCTCCTGCTGCGCTCCGGCCAAGTCGCCAACCTGCATTTCCCGCTGGTGCTGGCAAAGGTGAGCGAAAAAGTCGAGGTACGCGAGAACTCGCCGGCGGTGGACACAAGCTCTTCCACGACTGTCAGCCAGATCAGCCGCCAGCAGATACAGCAGTCGCCGGGCGCGGAGCGCACCAACAGCCTGTCTATGATCACCGACTTCGTTCCCGGGGCGTACATGGTGCACGACCTGTTGCACGTGCGCGGGGGGCACCAGTTCACCTGGATGCTGGACGGGATCCCGGTGCCCAACACCAACATCGCCACCAATGTCGGCCCGCAGTTCGATCCGAAAAACATCGATACGCTCGAGGTGCAGCGCGGCGGCCTCTCCGCCGAATACGGCGACCGCGTGTACAGCGTCATCAATGTGGTGACGCGCTCCGGATTCGAGGCCTACAAGCAGTGCGAGATTGTGGTGAACTACGGCAGCTACAACCAGACCGACGATCAGCTCAGTTGCGGCAGCCACACCGATCGCTTCGCGTACTTTGCCAGCCTGTCGGGCAATCGCACCGACCTCGGCCTGGAGACGCCCTCGCCCGAAGTGCTGCACGACATGGGAGCGGGGCTGGGCGGCTTTGTGTCGCTGATCCTCAATCAAACTCCGTCTGACCAGTTGCGGCTGGTCGCATCCGCTCGCGGCGATCACTACCAGGTGCCGAACACTCCAGCGGACCAGGCCTCTGGGACTCGCGACGTCGAAAACGAGCACGATACTTTCGTCAACGGCTCATGGGTCCACAGCGGTCAGCGCGGCATCCTGTTCACCGTCTCTCCGTTCCTACACCTGAACCGCGCCCATTACATCGGAGGCCCGGCCGACACGCCGGTCTCTCCGGAAGACGAGCGCCGGTCCGATTATTTTGGCGGCGTGAGCATGGTCTCGATCGCGCGCGGGCGGCACAACGCGCGCTTCGGCTTCCAGGGATTCGCCCAGAACGAGCGAATGTTTTTTGCGCTGCGCAGCCCCGGGAATCCTGCTATCACGGAGAATGACAGCCAGTGGGGCAGCGTGGTCGCGGCCTTCGCCGAGGAGCAATACAAGCCCACGAACTGGCTGACGTTCAACGGCGGCCTGCGTGTGACGCATTTTTCCGGGCCGCTCAGCGAGACGGCGGTCGATCCTCGTCTCGGCGCCGCAATCGTGATCCCGCGCATCAAGTGGGTGCTGCGCGGGTTCTACGGCCGTTATTACCAGGCGCCTCCGCTGACCACGGTCTCTGGGCCGATCCTGGATCTGGCCGCACAGCAGGGATTTGCGTTTCAGCCACTCCGCGGCGAGAAAGACGAGCAGTACGAGTTCGGGGTGAGTGTCCCCGTCCATCGCTGGACGGCGGACTTCACCCATTTCAGCACCGCCGCCCGAAACTACTTCGACCACGACGTGCTGGGGAACTCCAACATCTTTCTCCCGCTGACCATCGACCGGGCGCGTATACGCGGGTGGGAGGCGACGATCCGTTCTCCGCAGGTGTTCGGCCGCGCCGATTTCCACCTGGCTTATTCGCACCAGTGGGCGATGGGGTTCGGGGGCGTCAGCGGAGGATTGATCGACCTGAGCGCGCTGCCCTCCGGACCGTTTTTCCTGGACCACGACCAGCGGCACACGTTGAGCACCGGTATTCACGTGAATCTGCCGTGGCACGCGTGGGCCTCGACCAACGTCTCGTACGGCTCGGGGTTCCTGGATGGCGACGGCCCGGCACACCTTGCCTCGCACACGACACTGGACATAGCGCTGGGCAAGTCGATCGGAGAGCGCTGGGCGGTCCGTCTGACGGCGTTGAACGTGACCAACAACCGCTATCTGCTGGACAACAGCAACACCTTCGGAGGCACGCATTTCGGCGATCCCCGAATGGTTTCGATCCAGGCCAAGTACACCTTCCACTATTGA
- a CDS encoding DsbA family protein, translating into MRKLVLLLILVLAASLLAAAADTTALRPPKGARVAIVVFEDLQCPDCSRAWPLLQEAARTYKIPIVHYDFPLPMHNWSFQAAILARYFDSISPKVGDEFRTQIFAHQIEITPDNVRQFGENFAKEHNLKLPFAVDPKGELEKRIKQDFNLGQRTGVQHTPTIYIVSNTQRGTPFVEVVDRSQLYALIDDMLKQAGPAENASDKPARRMKSGPPKS; encoded by the coding sequence TTGCGCAAGCTCGTGTTGCTCCTGATTTTGGTGCTGGCCGCGTCTCTTCTGGCGGCCGCCGCCGACACCACCGCGCTGCGGCCGCCGAAGGGCGCACGCGTGGCCATCGTCGTCTTTGAAGACCTGCAGTGCCCGGATTGCTCGCGGGCGTGGCCGCTGCTGCAAGAGGCGGCACGCACCTACAAGATCCCCATCGTGCACTACGATTTTCCCCTGCCGATGCACAACTGGTCGTTCCAGGCGGCGATCCTGGCGCGCTACTTCGACTCAATCTCGCCGAAGGTCGGGGACGAGTTCCGAACCCAGATCTTCGCCCACCAGATCGAGATCACGCCGGATAACGTGCGGCAGTTCGGTGAGAACTTCGCCAAGGAGCACAACCTGAAGCTGCCTTTCGCCGTCGATCCGAAGGGTGAGCTGGAAAAGAGGATCAAGCAGGACTTCAATCTCGGGCAGAGGACCGGCGTCCAGCACACGCCGACCATCTACATCGTCAGCAACACACAGCGCGGCACGCCGTTCGTCGAGGTGGTGGACCGCAGCCAGCTCTACGCCCTGATCGACGACATGCTGAAGCAGGCCGGTCCGGCAGAGAATGCGTCGGACAAGCCGGCGCGCAGGATGAAATCGGGCCCACCCAAGAGCTAG